The following are from one region of the Corylus avellana chromosome ca1, CavTom2PMs-1.0 genome:
- the LOC132176371 gene encoding MAG2-interacting protein 2 isoform X1: MEELSVRQVLYETRHHASRPYAPNYPPQQANDGERGSFLSLFSVQGVSQLKEKWSDYKQPKKLKRLISLFISLRGERVAVAAGNQITIFQKDDDYMEPCGTFTAGSHATFTTGTWSECHDVLGVADDTGTLYFIKLNGEEIARITRRHLKICMPIVGLIAENDSDEQRSCLCSFTIVTSDGSFQHIEISQEPSASISSALTSDNGLTPKRQFNNNVFCFDYHPELSLLVVVDGSDSISLTSGGNSGSCNISLWRRSKIQDIEQLFSTQFDGLYSKPKGYVGQLAFPKVAISPQVNFVATLDVRGRLHIFKLDKECFSLSSFACRGIYDSQVTDSLSNGGGNFVSDVVDFTWWSDHIIAFAKRSGIVTMLDILSGSHFQQDDTVYSMLMLERVQKFPGHIFLLESTLSEERYNVSNSGKTNDLHRVELITEDRFNQFDISRLQWSLISFSERSVPEMYNILISKQKYQAALDFAGCHGLDKDEVVKSQWLHSGQGINEINMFLSKIKDQVFVVSECLDKVGPTEDAVRALLAYGLRLTNQYRFSEAEDNERSQFWDSRMARLQLLQFNDRLETYLGINMGRFSVQEYREFRVMPINEAGVRLAESGKIGALNLLFKRHPYSLTPFMLEILAAIPETIPVQTYGHLLPGRLPPTSVAVREEDWVECEKMVSFINKLPKNHEIGIQLRTEPMVKRCLGSVWPSTVELSRWYKNRARDIDSFTGQLDNSLCLLDFAHNKGICELQQFLDDVSYLHQLIYSDDSDGELSISMSLVDWEQLSDYDKFRMMLKGVKEQNVVKRLRDKAIPFMQSRFKNAASVSLGQVPDNHLSADENNNESFLVRWMKEIALEKKLDTCLIVIEEGCRDMVVEEGWGEFQSNGFFRDEVEAVDCALQCIYMSTETDRWSTMAAIFSKLPQIQDTGTRVEGLKRRLKLAEGHVEAGRLLGFYQVPKPMNFFLEAHSDGKGVKQILRLILSKFVRRQPGRSDNDWANMWRDMQCLREKAFPFLDLEYMLMEFCRGLLKAGKFSLARNYLKGTSSVALSSEKAENLVIQAAREYFFSASSLTCPEIWKARECLNLYPSSGNVKTEADIIDALTVKLPNLGVTLLPVQFRQIKDPLEIIKMAITSQTGAYLHVDELIEVAKLLRLNSPEDISAVEEAIAREAAVAGDLQLAFDLCLVLAKKRHGLIWDLCAAIARGPALENMDISSRKQLLGFALSHCDVDSIGELLHAWKDLDMQGQCETLMMLTGTNSPSFSVQGSSITSLPVHNIQDINHLKDCFELVQGIGGDDREVQFDSIKNVVSAVAKSLPIENGNKWESGLRENGKFLSFAALQLPWLLELSRKAEYGKKLISGLIPGKQYVSIRTQAVVTILSWLARNGFAPRDNVIASLAKSIIETPATEEEDIVGCSFLLNLVDAFTGVEVIEEQLRTREDYQEICSLMNVGMMYSLLHNSGLECVGPAKRRELLLRKFKEKHTPPSSEEIEKIDKVQSTFWREWKLKLEEEKRVADHSRALEKIIPGVETERFLSGDIKYIEGVIVSLIESVKLVKKSILSGVLKIADTYGLNRTEVLLRCLSSLLVSEVWTNDDIMAEIAAFKGELIDHAVETIKTISLIVYPAVDGCNKLRLAYVYSLLSDCYLQLEETKGSLSMIQADQTNISSLGLAHFYRLIEQECRRVSFIKNLNFKNIAGLGGLNLECFSTEVYTHIDESSLEALAKMVETLASIYTDPVPEGLISWQDVYKHHVLSLLTALETRATADSKINGLETVQGFVSQLEQSYDFCRIYIKLLAPSDALDIMKWYFRVIIPIYGSYGNLRDNSEWQNCLIILLNFWIRLADGMKDIVAHESLGGNLMFNPECIMSCLRVFMRLVMEDIVSPKQGWGTIISYVKYGLIGDFDVDIFTFCRAMVFSGCGFGAIAEVFSVFISLLPSGSAAASDTECHDLPCLYLNILEPILQDLVNESYEHQILFHLLSSLSKLEANLEDLKRARCAVWERMAKFSDNLQLPSSVRVYALELMQFITGGNIKGFSPEIQSNVLPWEGWDELQFTFKNSETTTNLGLPDHKDTSSRFTSTLVALKSSQLAATISPSIEITPDDLMNMETTVSCFLNLCGAATTDSHVDALLSILGEWEGLFIIGKDEEASAEASDAGNDWSGDNWDEGWESFQEVEPLEKEVIKNPSIHPLHACWMEAFKKLIMLSRLRDLLTLIDQSLSKSNGLFLDEDDARSLCQTLLGIDCFAALKMVLLLPYEALWSPCLDEVEDKLKQGGISDTIGRDHELLMLVLSSGITSTIITKSSYGTIFSYLCYMVGNLSRHCQEAQLPRFARKGSNISFLFRKIIFPAFISELVKTRQQILAGFLVTKFMHTNASLSFINIAESSLGRYLERQLNVLEREKFALEETSETLRNTVCSLRGKLGNLIQSALPSLSSNVG; the protein is encoded by the exons ATGGAAGAGCTAAGCGTACGGCAAGTGCTTTACGAGACGCGACATCACGCTTCGAGGCCGTACGCTCCCAATTACCCTCCTCAACAG GCAAATGATGGTGAGAGAGGGAGCTTCCTATCGTTGTTTTCGGTACAAG GTGTAAGTCAACTCAAAGAGAAATGGAGTGATTACAAGCAAccgaaaaaattgaaaagattgaTATCCTTGTTTATCTCCCTGAGAGGCGAACGTGTGGCTGTCGCTGCTGGAAATCAGATAACAATTTTTCAGAAGGATGATGACTACATGGAGCCCTGTGGAACTTTTACTG CTGGAAGCCATGCTACATTCACCACGGGAACTTGGTCTGAGTGTCATGATGTTCTTGGAGTTGCTGATGATACTGGTACGctatattttatcaaattaaatgGGGAAGAGATAGCAAGAATTACAAGGAGACATTTGAAAATCTGTATGCCAATAGTGGGCCTGATTGCTGAGAATGATTCTGATGAACAGAGATCTTGCtt GTGCAGCTTCACTATTGTTACATCAGACGGTTCTTTTCAGCATATTGAGATTAGTCAGGAGCCAAGTGCCTCTATCTCCTCTGCACTCACCTCTGATAATGGCTTAACCCCGAAGAGGCAGTTTAATAACAATGTCTTCTGCTTTGATTACCATCCAGAACTTTCTTTGCTAGTTGTTGTTGATGGTTCTGACAGTATCTCATTAACCTCTGGTGGGAACTCCG GATCCTGTAATATTTCTCTTTGGCGTAGAAGTAAAATTCAGGATATAGAGCAATTGTTCTCTACTCAGTTTGATGGCTTATATTCTAAACCAAAAGGTTATGTGGGTCAACTAGCATTTCCAAAGGTGGCAATCTCACCGCAAGTCAATTTTGTTGCTACACTAGATGTTAGAGGACGCTTGCACATTTTCAAGCTGGATAAAGAATGCTTTTCACTTTCAAGTTTTGCTTGCAGAGGGATATATGACTCACAAGTGACTGATAGTTTGTCAAATGGAGGTGGAAATTTTGTAAGCGATGTTGTGGACTTTACTTGGTGGTCTGACCATATCATTGCTTTTGCAAAAAGAAGTGGCATTGTCACCATGCTTGATATTCTAAGCGGTTCACACTTTCAGCAGGATGACACTGTATATTCCATGCTCATGTTAGAAAGGGTACAGAAGTTTCCAGgacacatttttcttttggagAGTACATTATCTGAAGAGAGATACAATGTATCAAATTCTGGGAAAACAAATGACTTGCATCGTGTGGAGCTGATTACTGAAGATAGATTTAATCAATTTGATATTTCTAGATTGCAATGGAGTTTGATATCATTTTCTGAGAGATCTGTCCCTGAAATgtacaatattttaattagcAAGCAAAAGTATCAGGCTGCCTTGGACTTTGCTGGTTGTCATGGGCTGGATAAAGATGAAGTTGTAAAGTCACAGTGGTTGCATTCTGGCCAAGgcataaatgaaataaatatgtttttgtctaaaattaagGATCAAGTTTTTGTAGTTTCTGAATGTTTAGATAAAGTTGGGCCAACAGAAGATGCTGTAAGGGCTTTGCTTGCATATGGGTTGCGCCTAACTAACCAATATAGGTTTTCAGAAGCAGAAGATAATGAACGTAGTCAATTTTGGGATTCCCGCATGGCTAGACTTCAGTTACTGCAATTCAATGACAGGCTGGAAACATATCTTGGGATAAACATGGGCAG GTTTTCTGTGCAGGAGTACAGAGAATTTCGTGTGATGCCTATTAATGAAGCTGGTGTTAGACTTGCTGAAAGTGGAAAAATTGGTGCCTTAAACCTCCTATTCAAGCGTCATCCTTATTCGCTGACTCCTTTCATGTTGGAGATTTTAGCTGCTATCCCTGAAACCATTCCTGTACAAACATATGGGCATCTTCTTCCCGGGAGGTTGCCTCCTACCAGTGTTGCTGTGAGGGAGGAAGATTGGGTTGAATGTGAGAAGATGGTGAGCTTTATAAACAAATTGCCCAAAAATCATGAGATTGGTATCCAGCTCAGAACGGAACCCATGGTCAAGCGATGCCTAGGATCTGTTTGGCCATCAACTGTTGAACTTTCGCGATGGTATAAGAATAGAGCTAGAGATATTGATAGTTTTACTGGTCAGCTAGATAATAGCCTCTGCTTGCTTGACTTTGCTCATAACAAAGGTATTTGTGAGTTGCAGCAGTTCCTTGATGATGTCTCATACTTGCACCAACTTATCTATTCGGATGACAGTGATGGCGAATTGAGTATCAGTATGAGTCTTGTGGACTGGGAACAATTATCTGACTATGATAAATTCAGGATGATGCTTAAAGGAGTTAAAGAACAAAATGTGGTTAAACGATTACGTGATAAAGCAATTCCATTCATGCAGAGTAGATTTAAGAATGCGGCCTCAGTTTCTCTAGGTCAGGTTCCAGATAACCATCTTTCTGCAGATGAGAATAACAATGAGTCATTTCTGGTTAGATGGATGAAGGAAATTGCTTTGGAGAAGAAATTGGACACATGCTTGATTGTAATTGAGGAGGGTTGCAGAGACATGGTAGTTGAGGAAGGGTGGGGAGAGTTCCAGAGTAATGGTTTTTTCAGGGATGAGGTTGAAGCTGTGGATTGTGCCCTGCAGTGCATATATATGTCCACAGAAACAGATAGGTGGAGTACCATGGCTGCCATATTTTCAAAGCTTCCACAAATACAAG ATACCGGAACACGTGTTGAGGGCCTTAAGAGAAGACTCAAACTGGCAGAAGGCCATGTTGAAGCAGGGAGGCTTTTGGGGTTTTACCAG GTCCCGAAGCCAATGAATTTTTTCCTGGAGGCTCATTCAGATGGAAAAGGTGTAAAACAGATTCTTCGCCTGATACTTTCGAAATTTGTTCGTCGACAGCCTGGTCGTTCTGATAATGATTGGGCAAACATGTGGCGTGATATGCAGTGTTTGAGAGAGAAGGCATTTCCTTTTCTGGACCTAGAGTATATGTTGATGGAATTCTGCAGAGGACTGCTGAAAGCTGGAAAATTTTCTCTTGCAAGGAATTATTTAAAAGGTACAAGTTCAGTTGCTTTGTCATCGGAGAAGGCAGAAAACCTTGTCATTCAAGCTGCAAGGGAATATTTTTTCTCAGCTTCAAGTCTTACTTGTCCTGAA ATCTGGAAGGCTAGGGAATGTCTGAATTTATATCCAAGCAGCGGAAATGTTAAAACAGAGGCTGATATTATTGATGCACTTACAGTTAAACTTCCAAACCTTGGAGTTACTCTTCTACCCGTGCAATTCAGGCAAATAAAAGACCCCTTGGAGATTATTAAAATGGCAATCACAAGTCAAACTGGTGCTTATTTACATGTTGACGAACTCATTGAGGTTGCCAAACTTCTTCGATTAAACTCTCCAGAAGACATATCAGCCGTTGAGGAAGCAATTGCTAGAGAAGCTGCAGTTGCAGGTGATCTTCAATTAGCGTTTGATCTCTGCCTTGTTTTGGCTAAAAAACGACATGGTCTCATTTGGGACTTATGTGCTGCAATAGCGAGGGGTCCGGCCCTTGAAAACATGGATATAAGTTCTCGAAAGCAGCTACTAGGTTTTGCTTTGAGCCATTGTGATGTGGACTCCATAGGTGAATTGCTCCATGCATGGAAAGATCTAGATATGCAAGGCCAATGTGAGACGTTAATGATGTTGACAGGGACAAATTCTCCTAGTTTTTCAGTTCAAGGTTCCTCAATTACTTCACTTCCAGTCCATAATATTCAAGATATTAATCACTTGAAAGATTGCTTTGAACTGGTTCAAGGGATTGGTGGTGATGATCGAGAAGTTCAATTTGACAGCATAAAAAATGTAGTATCTGCTGTTGCTAAAAGCCTGCCCATTGAGAATGGGAACAAGTGGGAATCTGGTctgagagaaaatgggaaatttttgtcttttgctgCTTTACAGCTTCCATGGTTGCTTGAATTGAGTAGGAAAGCAGAATATGGTAAGAAATTGATTTCTGGCTTAATTCCTGGAAAGCAGTATGTTAGTATAAGAACACAGGCTGTGGTGACTATTCTGTCCTGGTTGGCGAGGAATGGATTTGCCCCTAGAGATAATGTGATTGCCTCTCTGGCAAAATCAATTATTGAAACTCCTGCTACTGAAGAGGAAGACATTGTGGGATGCTCTTTTCTCTTGAATCTTGTGGATGCATTTACTGGGGTTGAAGTTATAGAAGAGCAGTTGAGAACAAGGGAGGATTACCAAGAAATTTGTAGCCTCATGAACGTGGGAATGATGTATAGTTTATTACACAACTCTGGGCTCGAGTGTGTGGGGCCTGCAAAGAGGAGGGAGCTGCTACTGAGGAAATTTAAAGAAAAGCACACACCACCTAGTTCTG aagaaatagaaaagattgATAAAGTACAGTCCACATTTTGGAGAGAATGGAAACTgaaattagaagaagaaaagcgtGTAGCAGACCATTCTAGAGCACTAGAGAAAATAATTCCTGGGGTTGAAACTGAACGGTTTTTGTCTGGGGACATCAAATACATTGAGGGTGTCATTGTCTCCCTAATTGAATCAGTAAAGTTGGTGAAGAAGAGCATTTTAAGTGGCGTATTGAAAATAGCTGATACCTATGGCTTGAATCGTACTGAG GTGCTACTGCGGTGCCTAAGTTCTCTCCTTGTTTCTGAGGTTTGGACAAATGATGATATTATGGCTGAAATTGCAGCATTCAAGGGAGAACTTATTGATCATGCTGTAGAAACTATCAAAACTATTTCCTTGATTGTGTACCCTGCAGTTGATGGGTGTAACAAGTTGAGGCTTGCTTATGTGTACAGCCTGCTCTCTGACTGCTACTTGCAGCTGGAAGAAACCAAAGGTTCATTGTCGATGATACAAGCAGaccaaacaaatatttctaGTCTTGGGCTTGCTCATTTCTACAGGCTAATTGAGCAAGAATGCAGAAGAGTTTCATTTATTAAGAACTTGAACTTTAAAAATATTGCTGGATTAGGTGGTTTGAACTTGGAGTGCTTCAGCACTGAAGTTTACACACACATTGATGAAAGTAGCTTGGAAGCTCTGGCAAAAATGGTTGAGACCCTTGCCAGTATCTATACTGATCCAGTGCCTGAGGGTCTCATATCGTGGCAGGATGTCTACAAACATCATGTCTTGAGTTTGTTGACAGCCTTGGAAACTAGAGCTACAGCTGATTCTAAAATTAATGGCCTTGAAACCGTTCAGGGCTTCGTAAGTCAACTTGAGCAGAGCTATGATTTCTGCAGAATATATATCAAACTACTTGCTCCTTCTGATGCTTTGGACATTATGAAATGGTACTTCAGAGTAATCATCCCGATTTATGGTTCTTATGGGAATCTGCGAGATAACTCAGAATGGCAGAACTGCCTCATCATCCTTTTGAACTTTTGGATTAGATTGGCTGATGGAATGAAGGATATTGTAGCCCATGAGAGTTTGGGAGGAAATCTAATGTTCAATCCAGAATGCATAATGAGTTGTCTAAGGGTTTTTATGAGGTTGGTGATGGAGGACATTGTATCACCGAAACAGGGTTGGGGGACCATTATCAGCTATGTCAAATACGGTTTAATTGGTGATTTTGATGTTGATATTTTCACGTTCTGCAGAGCCATGGTTTTCTCTGGCTGTGGATTTGGAGCCATTGCAGAAGTGTTTTCTGTATTCATATCACTGCTGCCAAGTGGTTCCGCAGCAGCCAGTGACACTGAATGTCACGATCTTCCCTGTCTGTATTTAAATATCTTGGAACCCATCTTACaagatttggtcaatgaatccTATGAACATCAGATTTTGTTTCATCTATTATCTTCTCTGAGTAAACTAGAAGCTAATTTGGAGGACTTGAAGAGGGCCAGGTGTGCAGTCTGGGAAAGGATGGCCAAGTTTTCTGATAATCTGCAGCTGCCAAGTTCGGTTCGTGTTTATGCTCTAGAGCTTATGCAATTCATCACGGGCGGAAATATCAAGGGTTTCTCTCCTGAGATACAATCTAATGTTCTACCGTGGGAAGGGTGGGATGAGTTGcaatttacatttaaaaatagtGAGACTACTACTAATCTGGGGTTGCCAGATCATAAGGATACTTCTAGCAGGTTTACAAGTACTTTGGTTGCCCTCAAATCATCTCAGCTTGCAGCAACCATCTCTCCTAGCATAGAAATTACCCCTGATGATCTCATGAATATGGAGACTACAGTTTCTTGCTTCTTAAATCTGTGTGGAGCTGCTACTACAGATTCCCATGTTGATGCTTTACTTTCCATTTTGGGGGAGTGGGAGGGGCTTTTCATCATTGGTAAAGATGAGGAAGCCTCTGCAGAAGCCTCTGATGCAGGAAATGACTGGAGCGGTGATAATTGGGATGAGGGATGGGAAAGCTTTCAAGAGGTAGAACCTCTTGAGAAGGAAGTGATAAAGAACCCCTCTATTCACCCTTTACATGCCTGTTGGATGGAGGCTTTCAAGAAACTTATAATGCTGTCCCGGCTACGAGATCTGCTAACTCTGATTGACCAGTCCTTATCAAAATCTAATGGATTATTTCTTGATGAAGACGATGCCAGGAGCTTGTGCCAGACCCTACTCGGAATAGATTGTTTTGCGGCTTTAAAGATGGTGCTGTTATTGCCTTATGAAGCATTATGGTCACCGTGCTTGGATGAAGTTGAGGACAAACTGAAACAGGGAGGCATCTCAGACACAATTGGCAGAGATCATGAACTTTTGATGCTTGTGTTATCTTCAGGGATCACATCAACTATCATCACCAAATCTTCCTATGGTACCATTTTCTCATATCTGTGCTATATGGTTGGAAATTTATCTCGCCATTGTCAAGAAGCTCAGTTGCCAAGGTTTGCACGGAAAGGATCAAACATCTCATTCCTCTTCAGAAAAATTATCTTCCCTGCATTCATATCAGAGCTTGTGAAGACGAGGCAGCAAATTCTAGCGGGGTTTCTTGTTACAAAATTTATGCACACAAATGCCTCACTCAGTTTCATCAACATAGCGGAGAGCAGTCTTGGTAGATATTTGGAGAGGCAGCTCAATGTATTAGAGCGTGAAAAGTTTGCTCTTGAGGAGACATCTGAAACATTAAGGAATACCGTTTGCAGTTTGAGAGGCAAGTTGGGAAATCTGATCCAATCTGCGTTGCCGTCGCTTTCTAGTAATGTTGGATGA